In the Enterococcus rotai genome, ACAGTAATTCTGATAATTTTAGTGTTTTACCTGTAAAAGGAGACCTTATTCATTTATCTGATGTAAATGACGAAGTATTCGCTTCAGGAGCAATGGGCAAAGGGCTAGCTGTTATTCCAACTGATAATACAGTTCGTTCTCCGATCCAAGGAACTGTAACTACGATTTTTGAAACTAAGCATGCCATTGGTTTAACAAGTAAAAATAACGTTGAAGTCTTACTTCATATAGGTCTTGATACCGTTAATTTAAAAGGACAATATTTTGATGTGTTAGTTAAAGAAGGCCAAGAAATTACGCTTGGTCAAGAATTAGTTCAGTTTGATCGTACGAAAATTAAAGAAGCTGGATACAATCCTACAGTCATTATGGTCATTACTAACAGTCTAGATATTCCAACTCTAGAAGTAAACATTGCAAATAAACGTCCAGTAACAATTAATTAAACATAAAGGAGATAGTTCCAATGAATTTAAGAAAAAACTTTCTTTGGGGTGGCGCTACTGCTGCCAATCAATATGAAGGCGGCTATTTAGAAGGCGGAAAAGGTCTAACGATCAATGATGTCGAAATGGGCGCAGAACACGGTAAAAAACGAGAAATCCATGATTCCATTCAAAATGATGCTTATTATCCAAGCCATGAAGGTACTGATTTTTATCATCGATACAAAGAAGATATTTCTATGTTTGCGGAGATGGGCTTTAAAAGTTTTCGTTTATCCATTTCATGGGCACGCATTTTCCCTAATGGTGATGATTTAATTCCAAATGAAGCAGGTTTACAATTTTATGATGATGTATTTGATGAACTCTTGAAATATGGAATTGAACCTATCGTAACCTTGCATCATTTTGAGCTGCCTTTAAATCTCGTGACAAAATACGGAGCTTGGAGAAATAGACAACTTGTTGAACTATCAGTTCGTTATGCCAAAACTGTAATGGAACGGTATAAAAACAAAGTAAAGTATTGGATTACTTTTAATGAAATCAATGCACTATTTATTTCATCAGCTCCTTGGCATATGGCTGGAATTTTATATAAGGAAGACGAAAATAGACATAATACAATGTTACAAGCCGCTCACCATCAATTAATTGCTAGTGCTTTAACCGTGATAGAAGGGAAAAAAATTAATCCTGATTTTCAGTTTGGATGTATGCTGCTATACCCTTGTACCTATGCCGCAACATGTAATCCAGAAGATCAAATTACAGTTCGCAATAAGCTCCTATCAACTTATTATTTTGGTGATGTCCAAGTCAGAGGAAAGTATACAAATACTTGCTCATCCTATATTGACTCTTTAGACGGATCTATCGATTTTGAACTCGGTGATGAGGCAATTCTGGCTAAAGGGACTGTTGATTACATCTCATTTAGTTATTACTTTTCAGGGATCGAAGGGGTTGGAGAAGATATTGAGATGGCTGAAGGAAATCTGTCTAGTGGAGGTAAAAACCCTTACCTTGATATGACAGAATGGGGTTGGCAAATCGATCCAATCGGTCTACGCAATTCTTTAAATAGTTTGTATGATCGTTACCAAGTCCCCTTATTTATTGTCGAAAATGGCATTGGTGCACTTGACGAAGTGAAAAATGATGGTTCAATCGAAGACGATTATCGAATCGATTATCTAAGACAACATATTTCTGCGATGGTTGACGCAGTAGAAAAAGATTTCGTCGATTTAATTGGTTATACAGTGTGGGGGCCCATCGATATTGTTTCAGCAGGAACTGGCGAAATGAGAAAGCGCTACGGCTTTATCTATGTTGATAAAGATGACCAAGGACACGGAACGCTAAATCGCTCTAAGAAAAAATCATTTGATTGGTATAAAAAGGTCATTGAAACCAACGGGAATTATGTAAAATAA is a window encoding:
- a CDS encoding 6-phospho-beta-glucosidase, whose product is MNLRKNFLWGGATAANQYEGGYLEGGKGLTINDVEMGAEHGKKREIHDSIQNDAYYPSHEGTDFYHRYKEDISMFAEMGFKSFRLSISWARIFPNGDDLIPNEAGLQFYDDVFDELLKYGIEPIVTLHHFELPLNLVTKYGAWRNRQLVELSVRYAKTVMERYKNKVKYWITFNEINALFISSAPWHMAGILYKEDENRHNTMLQAAHHQLIASALTVIEGKKINPDFQFGCMLLYPCTYAATCNPEDQITVRNKLLSTYYFGDVQVRGKYTNTCSSYIDSLDGSIDFELGDEAILAKGTVDYISFSYYFSGIEGVGEDIEMAEGNLSSGGKNPYLDMTEWGWQIDPIGLRNSLNSLYDRYQVPLFIVENGIGALDEVKNDGSIEDDYRIDYLRQHISAMVDAVEKDFVDLIGYTVWGPIDIVSAGTGEMRKRYGFIYVDKDDQGHGTLNRSKKKSFDWYKKVIETNGNYVK